From Enoplosus armatus isolate fEnoArm2 chromosome 23, fEnoArm2.hap1, whole genome shotgun sequence:
agtaaccatagcaacacGACTGATGCTTcaggctacattagcagctAACACACTTAAGGACCCCTGGAATTTCTTTTAGAACCCTTGGAACCCTTGGAAAGTTTCCAGGGGACACTAAAAAGTGAACAACAAACGTGTCCCAGCCATgtgcatcacattttaatgtCCCCTGGAAAcacttgttgtgttttcttaagttgcactgcgttgagctctcagggccaccgtacatTTGAACCTACACATTGATCTTGCCTACGTCTCAAGGGCCTTGGAACCCCTCAAGGGCTCCAGGAAGTTATTCAACCACCCTCAAGGTATCCTGGAACCATTCCAGCCTCATTAACAATCACATGAACCTTCTCAAGGACGTCTAAAACACCCTTCATGATTAAAAAGTGATCTTTCATGTGTGAATGAACTCTTTCACAGGTGATTTTTTTCGTTAACCTTTACTCTCATTGGTtgatatttttgtctctttcttccttcatgtttcaatgttttcacatgtacgacactcacacacacacacacacacacacacacactgctgtcatccattcactgtgtgtgtgtgtgtgtgtgtgtgtgtgtgtgtgtgtgtgtgacccgtCGTCGGGGGTAACAGCAGTAAGAATGTGTGACATCACAGCGCTGAGTCGTATATATAATTGTGCGTCTGTCCTCTGCACGTAGACCACCGACCCGTCCTGACACTAagacaggacagacacaaacacaccaaactccattcaaaaaaacattaaaacttttGAGTCTTTTATGACATCATCTGAGACCAATAATCTATTATTTTTAttggagaaaaacatttttgttgaaaacTTCTGAGCAAATAAATTACTGATCGACGACTAGCAGAATCTTTTGGAGTTTGTTGGGATCTTTGTTCTAAATTTGGATTTTTGTTGGAATATTTGTCTTCATCCTTCTGTGTCAGTAAGTTCTGCTGCTTTAACATCCTGTTACTCACTTAATACATTCATTGATATGTTAGTACTTCACAGTGTTTAaaacttcatctgctgctgaaagAACTTCACAGAGATCAATAGTTATAGGCTATACATGACTTAATCTGATCTATATGACTTCATCAATCTAATTTAATctaataaaaatctaatttaatctCATCTAGTCTAATCCAATTatcaaaaaatataatataatataatcctgttttttaaaaactcatctAATCTCATGTAATTTTACTTTGTCTCATTTCTTAAAAATCTAACAAACCAAATCTAATCCAGATTTTCTTAAATTCGAatgtaatcatttaaaaaaggagtAATCTAAATTAATCTGAcccatttaaataaataataatctaatCAAATTtaattgatacatttttttaaatccaatcTAATCTAACGTAATGTGATATCAAGTAAcgataaatataaatataatttaaaaaatcgAATCTAATGTAATATAATTGAATCCCAGTTTACAAAAATCAAATTTAGTCTAATTTAATCTGAGCCATCTATTCTAATCTGACATAATCTAATTGAATCTAATCTAAGGATGTAGTGTTATCAGCAGAATGTGATGTTATCTGTTATCTGCTCAAGGTTTTAACTACtacacattaaatacagtgaGGTACTGTAATCCCAGCCTAGGGGTCGGATATATACGGGGATGATATGACATCGGCTGCTCCTTCTTTATCTCCAGTGTTATTATCACAGTGCACTGTACACagagctgtgctttgagctaaatgccaatATCTGCATGCTGAAATGCTAACAGagacaatgcaaacatgctgatgtttagcagatataatgttcaccatcttagtttagcatattagcatgctaacattagctcatTAGCAGTAAACATAGAGTCCagatgaggctgatgaatgCCATCAGTTctgtaggtatttggtcacaaaccaaagtgttggacacatgttgacctgatgatggcgctagatgaagagtcagagcatcaccagagttactacggttcatcctgaggggaccatgaaggtctgaaccacatttcatcacagtccatccagcagctgatgaggtGTTTCAGTCTGCACCAGAGTGTCATAGAGCCACACTGCTAAAAAGATCAGATCATCAGATCATCATACTTACAAAGAGTGacgacctctgaccttcagGAGTTTCCCCTCAACAGTTTAAAGGAGTCTCTGTGACGTAGCGACGACTCAGCTGGTTGGTGAACAACTGTAGCTGGAGAGCgaactgctaacatgctagtgTATGAAGATATTCTCACCACAGGGTCCAtttcatatcacatgatctttcTCAGCCCAGTTGTCAACAcgtctttgttttttgtgtccaacatggacgagaagtccttaaagttCAATTAATGAACACCTTCCAAGCCAATCAGAATACAGGACAAGTTGTTGCCACGtcgttattttatttattgaatctaattttctgtctcattttttcccccaagcaAAGATGGCtgcttcatcttcctcctcctcttcttgcattcctctcctcctcctcttcctcaccgtTGCCGTGGAGTCGAGACCTTCACCTCAACAAGAAGACAAACAGGTCTGTGGAgaccatcctcctcctcctcatcatcatcctcatcatcatcttcatcagcattctcatcatcatcatcgtctttgtcatcatcatcatcctcattgtcttcgtcatcctcatcattctcatcctcatcctcctcatcatcctcctagtcctcttcctcatcctcattaTCATCCTCCAGGATCATTGTCTTTGCTCAGCAGCCATTATCGTCATCGTCACCATCTTCaccatttatcatcatcatcatcatcctctacTTCCTCCAATttatcctcctcatcttcctccttaTAACCCCCCACACACCTTCATTTTCCTCATCTGTTCTGTAATCATCTTTAAATTCTTGatctctgtcactttctgtcacttttaGCATTCATCATTTTCCCCTTGTTCTTCATCCCCTCTTTGTTCTTCAGTGTAGATCATCAGAacatgttttgttcttgttgtccAGTTTTGAGAACAGCTGAAGGGTTAAAGGTTCCTTTATGTTTTGAGAAAATTCAGCTCATAATTTTAATTGAAGCTGATTTTTGCACCAGGGCCCCTTAGTGGGTTAATGTGGTGtgtaactattcctttaaactgcAGTGAGCGGTGTCTTGGTGCAGAGAGCAGGTCACATGTTCTTCAGAGAGGTCATGTGATGGACCAGGAGAGGCTTTTAGTTCCACTTTGACATTTGAaaccttctctctcctcaggtcTTACACTCTCTGTTCGGTTCtcgtctctcttctctcatcttgGACCCTCCCacctctgatgacatcacagaggGCTCTGCTGGACGCCCCGCCCCCTCTTCCTCGTCCAGGGGATTGGCTGCGAGTCGTGGTGCTGCGAGGGGATTGGCTGGCAGACAGGAGGCGGTCCCGCGGTTCTTCCTCGACTTCCTCAATCGACAGTCCAAGATGAGGAGGCGGAGCAGGAAGTCGATGGTCGGAGGGAGAGGATGCTTCGGGATGAAGATGGACCGCATCGGCTCCATAAGTGGGCTGGgctgttagagtgtgtgtgttaccatggtgacagcTTCCCTTTACATTCACATGGTAACCCCTGTACTTCAGACTGTTGTCATAGTGGTAGGTGTAtgatgttgccatggtaacctcTGTCCTCCGAAAACGTCTGCTGGCAAACTAGACTTGAGTAACCTTGACTCCACCTGCATCTTTTGAACTTTGCGTTGTCACTGCAGGTGACCCTGAGCTGACCCtgcatgacctctgacctccaggaCCATCCAGTCCCTCAGTCAGAGACTTCATGTTGGAACTTCATTAATGGAGGACTAAAATAAAGGAAACGTACACCTGTTACAGTGAAGTAGACACAGGTAGACATCAGAGGAAAAGGAGGTTCCCTCCTACTTCCTCTGGAATCCTACtaatgacctctgacccctaacccttgacctctgacccctggcTACAACACAGCCAGcagaacactgtgtgtgtgtgtgtgtgtgtgtgtgtgtgcggaccATCTGCAGTTTGACTGCATGctgcaataaaatgaaagaggaaCTCCACTTGGCTCATGTTGctttatttacttattaatcaatatctttatattaacaatggactGAATGACACGGTGTAATGTTGACATGTGTCTGGTAGTTATAAACTCACCAGCTGTACAAACCTTtgtagcctcttttagctcctacATTTGGTTTCCTGTCTGGTTCAGTGT
This genomic window contains:
- the nppcl2 gene encoding C-type natriuretic peptide 2, which gives rise to MAASSSSSSSCIPLLLLFLTVAVESRPSPQQEDKQVLHSLFGSRLSSLILDPPTSDDITEGSAGRPAPSSSSRGLAASRGAARGLAGRQEAVPRFFLDFLNRQSKMRRRSRKSMVGGRGCFGMKMDRIGSISGLGC